The Eptesicus fuscus isolate TK198812 chromosome 17, DD_ASM_mEF_20220401, whole genome shotgun sequence genome has a window encoding:
- the LOC114229731 gene encoding protein FAM24A-like, whose protein sequence is MFDIKIMTAIGVGLLIAIVLLMFCVTSLLFKLTGILKAPKLPVCLVLKSYPSTVTRDKITAASSITAGCYPGLQLFDECQLCADTKSLPPGFCDVSEGL, encoded by the exons ATGTTTGACATCAAGATTATGACCGCCATCGGGGTTGGCTTGCTGATCGCCATAGTCCTGCTGATGTTCTGTGTCACCAGCCTTCTCTTCAAACTGACCGGCATATTGAA AGCTCCAAAGCTACCGGTGTGTTTGGTCTTAAAAAGTTACCCGTCCACGGTCACCAGGGACAAGATCACCGCGGCCTCGTCCATCACCGCCGGCTGCTACCCCGGCCTCCAGCTCTTCGACGAGTGTCAGCTGTGTGCCGACACCAAGTCCCTGCCGCCCGGCTTCTGCGACGTGAGCGAGGGGCTCTGA